In Mytilus edulis chromosome 6, xbMytEdul2.2, whole genome shotgun sequence, the following proteins share a genomic window:
- the LOC139526043 gene encoding uncharacterized protein, translating into MNKTEVSATTVTATVLFMSVSTVTLALNLLAIIILIKTKTLRKQKFTCLTLCLSLGNIIASATGIFTGIIILLQFRNIHIPYICLVVIPFLSAAHIFSLLQVLFICIERFLATRSTRQTKTWSKRHTISYIASFSLITAYSGLIGGLYGNPNSTTCQLDILFTDNFWIHQLSLSTCRLCLYVLIVVFYGMVFFRLKKRMTVVYHEDTSSKTAQSGSHSDQHLPGSSYGHDDSEGKSSCPCEQSKKSWKQRKATTLNRHPDLTDHTDQFRRSINTLGIIIIVVTVSVLPSVILNIVSASNANIDLTKLTQFSNILALVNPLAEPFLYVLRLREYRKAIVCKC; encoded by the coding sequence ATGAACAAGACGGAAGTAAGCGCAACTACAGTGACTGCTACAGTTTTGTTCATGTCAGTCTCTACAGTAACACTAGCCTTAAATCTTCTAGCAATAATCATCTTAATTAAAACCAAAACATTACGGAAGCAAAAATTCACGTGTCTCACATTGTGCCTCAGTCTTGGTAACATCATAGCTAGTGCAACTGGCATTTTTACTGGAATTATTATATTACTGCAATTCAGGAATATTCATATTCCCTATATTTGTCTTGTCGTTATACCGTTTTTGTCCGCAGCACATATATTTTCTCTATTGCAAGTCTTGTTTATCTGTATTGAACGATTCCTAGCCACCCGTTCTACACGACAAACTAAAACATGGTCAAAGAGACACACCATCTCTTATATAGCCTCGTTTTCATTAATTACTGCATACAGCGGTTTAATTGGTGGTTTATATGGAAATCCGAATTCAACAACATGCCAACTTGATATCCTTTTCACCGATAACTTCTGGATACATCAACTCTCCTTGTCAACATGTAGACTCTGTCTATATgtattaattgttgttttttatgGCATGGTTTTCTTCCGATTGAAAAAGAGAATGACTGTGGTTTATCATGAAGATACTTCATCTAAAACGGCTCAATCTGGATCACATTCAGATCAGCATCTACCAGGTTCTTCATACGGTCATGATGACAGTGAAGGAAAATCAAGCTGTCCTTGTGAGCAAAGTAAAAAGTCTTGGAAACAACGAAAAGCAACAACGCTAAACAGACACCCAGATTTAACAGATCACACGGATCAATTCAGGAGATCGATAAATACTCTAGGAATAATAATTATAGTAGTTACAGTCAGTGTATTACCATCTGTAATCCTTAACATTGTATCGGCTAGTAATGCTAATATCGACCTAACGAAACTTACGCAGTTTTCTAACATTTTAGCTTTGGTTAATCCACTTGCAGAACCTTTTTTGTACGTCCTGCGTTTAAGAGAGTACCGAAAGGCAATCGTGTGCAAATGTTAA